The genomic segment TTCCTTTTGGAACCATCTTATCTACTTCCCATTCTGCCTTTTTGCACATGTAAGTGAAAGTTGGCAGCTGTTTGCCCCTGATCAGAGCTTATCAGTGTGACATAGCTAACTTGGACAAGTGACATCGAACTAAATCAAACTAAACTGGAAGTTTACTGGAGTTTTCATGTCTAAATTTCTCAGTACTGGATAGTTCAATTAGTTGTTTCTtgcatatatttatatttaaacaatTACAGATATTTTTTATTGGATCTAACTTAACCTTCTTCCAATTATCTAAATCTAAAAAccttaaaatgaaattcagGGTCATAAAATAGTCAAATTCTTTAGACCATTAATACTGCATCCGAGCAccttgtaaaaatgtaatgaagtCACCTAGGATAACCATATGTTGTACCTCATTTACAGTTCAATTATAAAACGTGCTGGTGAGGAGTTATCTCTTGATAGCCAAAGTCAGTTTTACTGCAATGAAAATAGAAATGCTAGGGAAGACCTACTTGTGTGAAAAGAAGTGTTTAAGACAGACCACTGTGGTTGCAAAACTCCTGATTTTTTCAAACCTTCTTTTAGCTCACTTAGCGGCATCGGAAGGACATCTGCATTGTCTGAAATTCCTGGTTTCCCAGGGTGTAAGTTTAACTCATACGCTGGGAGCCAGAAATGACCAAGGAGAAACACCCAAAGATCTAGCTAAGAGGTTCTACAAGCAGGCAGTGCAACAGTACATCGATGCTGTGGAAAATGAAAGGGACTTCCCAGGAGAGCAGGAAGGTATGTGGTACTTTTAAGTGAACacttaataatcataataatcataataataataattgcttacacttatataacggttttctggacactccattcaaagcgctttaaaggtaatgggaactcccctccaccaccaccagtttgcagccccacctggatattGTAGGTTCATGTGcagtttgttttgttcctttagGGCGGCTTCTTTAAATAATTCAGGTTTACTTTAAAAATTGAATTCAGAGTAGTTTTTATTTCTCCTTAGACTTGGCATTCCCGGCACATGTTGCGGCACTCCGAGGGGACCTGGACACCCTGCGGACGCTGGTGGAATCCGGAATTATAAACCTCAATGAGCGAGACAACAAGGGGTGCACTCCCCTACACAAAGGTCTGCAAGAAGAGTTAATGAGAGCTCAGAGGCACGGTTTAGCTTGTTAGCTGTCCTTGTGGTTCATGTTTCAACCAGTAAAAAACTTGAAACATGGAATTTGAAGTATTTGTGGGTTTCtggaaacaattaaaaagtCTTGTGAGCTTACTTATGGAAAAGAAACTATTGTTTTGTGCAGATTCCATCTAAAATAGAAGTCAAAACACTCTGGAGTGTTAAGCAGCTGTTTCAATCACTGCTCTATAATTACTTTACTGTTTTGTGCTAATCGCTACGATTAACCTGAACTGAAATCTTAAACCCATTGTTTCagacaaatattaatttattattgtgCTCGGATATGCAAAGGAAGTTCTTGCTTTACCAAACAATAATGAAACTGAGGATAGTTCTTTATGAACATCAGTAGTTTACTTTGATAGCATGCGTTTGTTTTATATGTGCATCACTGTTATTGTAAGTTTGGTCACTACAGCAGTAGTGGATTCTGAAGCTACTGTGCAAGTGAAATGCAGCTTGAAGCATTCTTTGGGTTGAACaagaaatctgttttacaaagGACACACCAAGGCACCTGCTAATACTGGTATATGTGTGGGTTGctttaagacatacagtacgtaAGGCTGTGTAAACATGAAGTAAATGGATTTGTGAAGGTGCTTATTTGTTTGTGTATCCATGTTATTTAAAGAATCCTTGTCATTGAGGTCAACTGCTGTAAATATTACAAGTACTTTTCCTCTATGCACAGGAAGCAAGGTTCATTCTGTGTGAAAATGTGCAGTAACAAATCTCACTTCTTAATTTGCAGCGGCTGGTCAGGGCCATCTGAACTGCTTGCAGTGGCTTCTAGAGATGGGTGCTGATTACAATATCACAAACGATGCAAGTGAAACGCCAAAAGACATTGCAAAGAGGTATGTTTTATTCCTTCTCTATGTAATATACAATAGAGAAagcactgtttttttgttacaaCACTTTTCTGTTAATTCCTGAATCTTTGGAAGTCATTTCTAGCTTGGGTTGCAAACAGCTCTTTTAAAGtaactacagtatttactgaaaaatgtctttgttacTTATTGAAACATTGCATGCTTCCGTttgttgtatatactgtagaatcctTAAATAAAAACTGATGCACCagtaatctgttttaaataaccTTCTTTTGAAAAGACATTGTAAAATAAGCATATAATACAGAAATACTATAAGAAAGTAGTGGTCTTTCCATCTTCATGGTCCAACAGGTTTGCTCAGCTGGCAGCAGTGAAGCTCCTGGGAGGGGAGACTCTAAGTGAAGACTCGGATGAAGAGCTGAACAGCACGGATCCCTCGTTTTTTGACAGACATGGTGTTGAAGGAAGCACAGACACCTTCGAAGACGTAAACTTAAGCACCACTCAGAAGAAGGAAGGCAGAAGTAAGTCTAGAGTTCatatataaattaaacattttactcTAGGGACGTTGGGTATTATTCTTTTAGTTAAAGCTGTACGAAACTCCAGAAAGCTCACAGTTGTCTTCTGAAATGGTTTCATTGCTTCATCCTTTCATAATTTGCTTCACTTTGGTGTGTGTGTTCCAGTGCGAGCATACAGAAAGATTGAGGAATTTGAACGTCTGCTGGAAATAGCAAAAAGTAACTACAGGCAGCTGGGGGGAATACTTGAGGAAGACAGAAGcaaaaggaaagaagaaaatcaAGCAGAAAGGTAACAGAGGCTTCAAGTGACTCACTGTACATTTCAGGATCATTTCTCATTGCATTTTGCATCACCCCACAAAAGAATGCAGATCGCTGAGAATGAGTTGTAGACTTAAAGTTACTAACATTAATGGAACAGATGTAATGTATAAGCAGAGTTGCAGAAAGTTTCCATTATAGTTACACGTTAATTTGGATAAGAAATTCGTTTTTAAAGCTAACAATTCGTATGTATAGATACCCCATAAAGTAATACATGACATAATAAAAGTAATTGTTCTCATTCCTGTAGTAATTTCAAAACGTAATTCCACAAAGCAGTATCTTGAAACTATAATggattaatttataaaaaattGCTTTTCTTAATGTACTTGTAAGTTTATATATAGTTGCATGACACAACGATTACTcatcctttgtgttttttctgtccttacacatacattttctttttggttGCTGACTCCAAATATAAGTCTGTTCTTTTGCTCCATTTTCCCACACTATCATAGAAATATAGCCTGCTACAGCTTACTGGTTACTTGTGAATACTACCCAGTTATTCTTATTCTTCTTAAAAATGCAATTCTTTTAGTATCACTAAAAATATTCCATATccattatttttctgaaatagGTTTCCCTTGAAAAAAATCTCAGTTTGGAACATTTTGGAATTGAACTAGTCTCAATTCTTCCTTGGCAAACCAACCTCCCAAGAAATTTGCTTCCAGAAAGAAATACTTAGCTTAAGggttttgttattatttaataataataccatTTGCAGAAATACTGTTATTGTCCATAAAAAAGGATTTGTCTGCCTTTTCCAGAACTATTGAGGAGCTGAAGGCCCAGCTGGAATACGAGCGAGTCCGCAGGGAGAAGCTGGAATGCCAGCTGGATGACTACAGGGCAGAGATAGGGCACCTCAACAAGTGCCTGCATGACGTCCAAGCAACAGCAGTGAGATTTCATTGTGTTATCAGCTCTTGTGGGTTCAAGAGTTTCTTCCATACTGTGGCACCCAGGAAACCTATTAAAGATCTTGCTGATGTGTAAAGTTCAAGGAGAACCCCAAAATGGGTCATCAAAAATCTGACACTTTATAGGACACATCAAGTCTGGGTGGTGACTGGACGCAATTACTTTCAGGCACTACTGTAACACTAGAATTAACTAAAATGAATTGTATTaattgaaaaacaatgtttgaTGTTAAACAGTATTATAATCTTAATTATAGATCTTAAATAAATAGGCACAGGTTCGGATAATTCCGTTTAGATATAAATTTTTGACTATAACATTCAATCTTACTTTGGCCTAATTTTAATGGTCTCAAGATATGTAAATGTGATTTTATAATTCATTTTGTAGACTAAATtatgactttttaaaatcaattgatGTCAATATAGTTACAGCGTTGAGTGGTTAGCCCCAGTATATTACAGCTAACAAGGAGACTGCATTTAATACTTTGCAAAATGTctgaagtatatactgtaacacaacagaacataattaatgttaattataattatttgatgtactacaatgtaaaatgtattactttgtTTGAGCCCAATGATTTTGTCAATCGTGATTCATGTGCACTAGATCCAAATAATTACAATTAAGTAAATGTTTTGTGCTTTAATGAAATCCAAAAGATTAAGTCAATTGTGTCTTCTCCTTTCCACAGGAAGAAAAGTCTCTGGAACcaattaaagagaaaaagaaattaaagaaacCCAGGAAGAATGAAGCAGGAGGGGTGTTAGTGAGAAGAATCCCAGAAAAGTAATTGTTTGACCTAATGCAACAATGAGCATACACATTATTTATTGACAGCAGGCAAACTGTTTAAAATACAGAGCTTCCTTGGCACTATTTGGTTTACAAAGGAATGATATTGTAGTTTCCATTCAGAACACTGATGAATGTTTAATCTTGAAATAAGGTCTTAATAAAAAATAGTAAGCAACAGTTCTTCAGTGACGATTGTATGGCAGATgtcttagattttttttcactgacaaatgtaccatatactgtatattgaaagtGGGCATACTAGACAAGCAAATGTAGCCACTTTAGCAACTATGTTACCATACTGTAAGTGCACTTGACTTGTTTCTGAAATACAATATATcagcaacaacagcaaaaacaaacttcagaacagtcctgttatgtaaaaagtaaaaaggcaTCTAAGAAGACAGTTACTTCCTGCAGGTACATACTCATTACACTGCTCCAGAACCGTATCTCAGTGCTGTATTAGCACAATGTTTTGTGGCTGAACCACTGTAAATACAGCACTTTCACATCTGTTGGATCTTCTGAATTGTAGACTGCTGAAGTGCCGTTatactttattaaaatgtacgtattttgttttctcacttCCAAAGACGGTAAAAGCCTAAAGCTATTGCCAGGCAGGAGAAGACAGAAGCTACAAaatagggaagaaaaaaaaagcagaaagaattTATGTTAAGCTTAATGCAATTTGTCAACTTGCATCTTAATCAACATCATTTATGTACTATACACAAAACGTTAAGTACAATCAAGTAAAGGCAGACAAGAGTAACATTGTTCTCCTTGATAAAATGTCTATGGAAGGAatagtattacagtacatgactatATGTGCTAGGGAAAGAATATGCACAGGGCACCATTAAATGGTAAGATAAAAGTAAAGCTTATGATACAAgtatttatttgcatttatatagaaTTTGATTTTCAAATAGACAGGTTTACCTCCCTGTTAATATGAGCAGTGCCATGGGATCATTCTTTAAGAAAACGGCCAGGACCTTGATCTAATGTCTAATACAAAGAATGGAacctcctaaagcacagtgaTCCCTGGACCGCTGGGATATTGTGGATTCGAGATGCTGATCCATGAGAAAAGTGCCCGattttccttagaggtctcccatcccagtactatCCAGACCCatccttgcttagcttctgagatccaATACGATTAGGCTACACATAAGGAATAAAACAGTTctaaacaaaatgtaattaattttctACATCACCTACCTGCAAGGTAGCGTATAGTATCCAACTTTAGAGATTCTAGCAGAGTTTTCAACGAAGCCACTTCTATGtcaattttttttgttgcttccaTTGTGCTACGGTCTACATCAGCATTCTATGttcataagaaaaataaaaccaaaatgtatCTTTGTGATTCCCAGTCCCTCTTCATCTCTAAGGAATATTCCCAATTTCCCTATGTTTCCAGTACAATCACTGAAACCTACAACCCATTACTTCTCCAAACTATTTTACTTTGCAAACAATTAATGTATTATGCTGTTGTAATGGACATGTTAAGAGTATGTGCTAGCTGTATATCTACAtgtgttaaatttaaaaaggtttctattttttttaaaataagtacagtattaGTTTCACATTTTGCACTTAAAACTGTCATTCTTGAATAAGCCTTTAAGCTAGTATACTGTGTGAGCCTATATAAGATGCAGATAACATATAAAGAATAGCTGAAAATGTCAAACCTTTTTGTGAAATTCTGTTGTGACTTCCATAAGTTTCTTCTCCTGTtctgtaaactgtaaacagggAAGTAGGGGAAAAGCTTGTTAAATCATCACTCCATGATGTACAAATGCAGAACAAAGCCCTGCCCTCTTTCTCAGCTGAGGACATGGTGCCATCACTACACAATTCACACACTTTTCCATGGATGTGCAGTAACACCTACTGTTACCACCATGCTGGACAACCTTGAAAAAGGCTCCCATTAGGCCAGACCATTATAAAACACTCACAGCATCTCATGAAAGGTGCAAACA from the Lepisosteus oculatus isolate fLepOcu1 chromosome 5, fLepOcu1.hap2, whole genome shotgun sequence genome contains:
- the LOC102696308 gene encoding ankyrin repeat domain-containing protein 42 isoform X1, which gives rise to MPLEVWKKRALATVHEAVKAGDVNQLAMMVKNGASVNEVDLEHKFTPLHWASLTGSLECLHWLLWHGADTSDTTPQGWTPAHLAAMRGRDACMQALITNGAIVSSRDDRGCSAVHLAAAHGHSQTLQNILRSGADCNSADMNDWRPAHYAAFHGRLGCLQFLLKWGASVDDVDNNGNTPAHLAASEGHLHCLKFLVSQGVSLTHTLGARNDQGETPKDLAKRFYKQAVQQYIDAVENERDFPGEQEDLAFPAHVAALRGDLDTLRTLVESGIINLNERDNKGCTPLHKAAGQGHLNCLQWLLEMGADYNITNDASETPKDIAKRFAQLAAVKLLGGETLSEDSDEELNSTDPSFFDRHGVEGSTDTFEDVNLSTTQKKEGRMRAYRKIEEFERLLEIAKSNYRQLGGILEEDRSKRKEENQAERTIEELKAQLEYERVRREKLECQLDDYRAEIGHLNKCLHDVQATAEEKSLEPIKEKKKLKKPRKNEAGGVLVRRIPEK
- the LOC102696308 gene encoding ankyrin repeat domain-containing protein 42 isoform X2, whose translation is MMVKNGASVNEVDLEHKFTPLHWASLTGSLECLHWLLWHGADTSDTTPQGWTPAHLAAMRGRDACMQALITNGAIVSSRDDRGCSAVHLAAAHGHSQTLQNILRSGADCNSADMNDWRPAHYAAFHGRLGCLQFLLKWGASVDDVDNNGNTPAHLAASEGHLHCLKFLVSQGVSLTHTLGARNDQGETPKDLAKRFYKQAVQQYIDAVENERDFPGEQEDLAFPAHVAALRGDLDTLRTLVESGIINLNERDNKGCTPLHKAAGQGHLNCLQWLLEMGADYNITNDASETPKDIAKRFAQLAAVKLLGGETLSEDSDEELNSTDPSFFDRHGVEGSTDTFEDVNLSTTQKKEGRMRAYRKIEEFERLLEIAKSNYRQLGGILEEDRSKRKEENQAERTIEELKAQLEYERVRREKLECQLDDYRAEIGHLNKCLHDVQATAEEKSLEPIKEKKKLKKPRKNEAGGVLVRRIPEK